A single region of the Cucumis melo cultivar AY chromosome 3, USDA_Cmelo_AY_1.0, whole genome shotgun sequence genome encodes:
- the LOC103485373 gene encoding putative 12-oxophytodienoate reductase 11, whose product MADNNNGASAQTPTIPDLLTPYKMGKFNLSHRIVLAPLTRQRSYNNVPQQHAILYYSQRATKGGFLIAEATGVSDTAQGYPDTPGIWTKEQVEAWKPIVDAVHRKGGTFFCQIWHVGRVSNSGFQPNGQAPISSSDKPLFPQVRSNGIDVAQFTPPIRLRTDEIPQIVNDFRLAARNAIEAGFDGVEIHGAHGYLIEQFMKDQVNDRTDQYGGSLENRCRFALEVVEAVVNEIGGDRVGIRLSPFADFMEAGDSNPKALGVYMAESLNKYGILYCHMVEPRMRNVLEKVQCPHSLLPMRKAFNGTFIAAGGYDKEDGNKTIAENRADLIAYGRWFLANPDLPKRFEMNAPLNQYIRDTFYLSDPVVGYTDYPFLEE is encoded by the exons ATGGCTGACAACAACAATGGTGCGTCTGCTCAAACCCCTACCATTCCTGATCTCCTCACTCCTTACAAGATGGGGAAGTTCAATCTTTCTCACAG AATCGTACTGGCTCCATTGACAAGGCAGAGATCTTACAACAATGTTCCTCAGCAACATGCCATCTTGTATTACTCCCAGAGGGCTACCAAAGGGGGTTTCTTAATAGCTGAGGCCACCGGAGTTTCTGACACTGCTCAAGG GTATCCTGATACACCTGGGATATGGACAAAGGAGCAAGTTGAAGCTTGGAAACCAATTGTGGATGCTGTTCATCGCAAAGGTGGAACATTCTTTTGTCAGATATGGCATGTAGGGAGGGTTTCAAATTCAG GTTTTCAACCAAATGGACAAGCCCCAATCTCATCATCAGACAAGCCATTGTTCCCGCAAGTTAGATCCAACGGAATTGATGTTGCACAGTTTACCCCTCCGATACGTTTAAGGACAGATGAAATCCCTCAAATTGTCAATGATTTTAGGCTTGCGGCTAGAAATGCCATTGAAGCTG GTTTTGATGGAGTTGAAATCCATGGAGCTCATGGCTACCTTATTGAACAGTTTATGAAGGATCAAGTGAATGACCGAACAGACCAATATGGAGGGTCTCTTGAAAACCGTTGTAGATTTGCTTTAGAGGTAGTTGAAGCTGTTGTAAATGAGATAGGTGGAGACAGAGTGGGGATAAGACTATCGCCGTTTGCGGATTTCATGGAGGCTGGAGATTCGAATCCAAAAGCTTTGGGAGTTTACATGGCGGAAAGTTTGAACAAATATGGAATTCTGTACTGCCACATGGTGGAGCCGCGGATGAGAAATGTTTTGGAGAAAGTACAGTGTCCTCACAGCCTGCTACCAATGAGAAAGGCTTTCAATGGTACATTTATAGCTGCTGGGGGGTATGATAAGGAAGATGGAAACAAAACCATTGCTGAGAATCGAGCCGATCTTATTGCTTACGGACGTTGGTTCTTGGCAAATCCAGACTTGCCAAAGAGATTCGAGATGAATGCTCCTCTCAACCAGTACATTAGAGATACTTTTTACTTATCAGATCCGGTAGTTGGTTACACGGATTATCCTTTTCTGGAAGAGTAA